From Brassica oleracea var. oleracea cultivar TO1000 chromosome C3, BOL, whole genome shotgun sequence, a single genomic window includes:
- the LOC106331098 gene encoding uncharacterized protein LOC106331098 has translation MNTALVRSDSAWNASTRRAGLGWTTRTRNQRTSSTDTVDHVSSPLLAESLALRAALTECREMHVRDLRCEAYSSQLIRAVTSNSKSKEIYGIVADIKSLALSFVVISFCWIPRQMNSEADLLAKQSLSANQVNRVITTANQLYDD, from the coding sequence ATGAATACGGCTCTCGTGAGATCTGATTCAGCTTGGAATGCTTCGACGCGTCGAGCGGGACTGGGTTGGACAACTCGAACCAGAAACCAGAGGACCTCATCTACGGACACAGTAGACCATGTTAGCTCACCACTTCTGGCGGAAAGCCTCGCGCTCCGTGCTGCATTGACTGAATGCCGAGAGATGCATGTGAGGGATTTGAGATGTGAAGCGTATTCTTCCCAACTCATCAGAGCAGTAACTTCGAACTCCAAGTCTAAAGAGATTTACGGCATTGTAGCCGATATTAAGAGCTTGGCTCTTTCTTTTGTTGTAATTTCTTTCTGTTGGATCCCTAGACAAATGAACAGTGAGGCTGATCTCTTGGCAAAGCAGAGTTTATCTGCTAACCAAGTTAATAGGGTCATAACTACTGCCAACCAACTTTATGATGATTAA
- the LOC106334940 gene encoding arginine decarboxylase 2-like, producing MPTLACVDTTAFPPPPSVVSDTSCRWNSSLSAALYRIDGWGAPYFTANTSGNISIRPHGSNTLPHQDIDLLKVVKKVTDPKPFGGLGLQLPVIVRFPDVLKNRLECLQSAFDFAVQSQGYDSHYQGVYPVKCNQDRFVVEDIVKFGSGFRFGLEAGSKPEILLAMSCLVKGNREAFLVCNGFKDVEYISLALLGRKLALNTVIVLEQEEELDLVIDLSRKMNVRPVIGLRAKLRTKHSGHFGSTSGEKGKFGLTTSQIVRVVRKLRESGMLDCLQLLHFHIGSQIPSTALLSDGVGEAAQLYCELVRLGAGMKVIDVGGGLGIDYDGSKSGDSDLSVGYTLEEYAEAVVASVLSVCDRRSVKHPVICSESGRGIVSHNSVLIFEAVSAAKPMAQAHHDDIQFLLECDEARVDYEDLYAAVMRGDQESCLLYVDKLKQRCVDGFKDGVLSIEQLASVDGLCEWVLKAIGASDPVQTYNINLSVFTSIPDLWGIDQLFPIVPIHKLDQRPGARGVLSDLTCDSDGKIDKFIGGESSLPLHELDGGGGGRYFLGMFLGGAYEEALGGVHNLFGGPSVVRVSQSDGPHSFAVTRAMPGQSSADVLRAVQHEPEIMFQSLKHRAEKLMHTKGGGEDEDDEELNNVVACLDRSFNNMPYLATEPASMSNSLSAAINNLGFYCSDEDGFDYLSA from the coding sequence ATGCCTACTCTAGCTTGCGTCGATACCACCGCCTTTCCCCCGCCGCCGTCCGTTGTTTCCGACACCTCTTGCCGTTGGAACTCCTCCCTCTCCGCCGCTCTTTACCGGATCGACGGATGGGGAGCTCCCTACTTCACCGCCAACACCTCCGGCAACATCTCTATCCGTCCTCACGGATCCAACACTTTGCCTCACCAAGACATCGATCTGTTGAAAGTTGTTAAGAAGGTAACGGATCCTAAGCCGTTTGGCGGTTTGGGATTGCAGCTCCCGGTTATCGTCCGGTTCCCTGACGTTTTAAAAAACCGGCTCGAGTGTCTCCAGTCCGCGTTCGATTTCGCGGTTCAGAGCCAGGGTTACGATTCGCATTACCAGGGCGTGTATCCGGTTAAGTGCAATCAAGACCGGTTCGTGGTGGAGGACATTGTGAAATTCGGATCTGGTTTCCGGTTCGGTTTGGAAGCTGGGTCTAAACCGGAGATTCTCCTCGCTATGAGCTGTTTGGTTAAAGGTAACCGCGAGGCCTTTCTTGTGTGTAACGGTTTTAAAGACGTTGAGTATATATCTTTGGCTCTGCTTGGGAGGAAGCTAGCGTTGAACACTGTTATTGTGTTAGAGCAAGAGGAAGAGCTTGATTTGGTTATTGATCTGAGTCGGAAGATGAACGTGAGGCCTGTGATTGGGTTACGAGCTAAGCTGAGGACCAAACACTCTGGTCATTTCGGATCAACGTCTGGTGAAAAGGGCAAGTTTGGTTTGACTACTAGTCAGATTGTTCGTGTTGTGAGGAAGCTTAGGGAAAGTGGTATGCTTGATTGTCTCCAGCTTCTGCATTTCCACATTGGGTCTCAGATTCCGTCGACTGCCTTGCTCTCCGACGGTGTTGGGGAAGCTGCTCAGCTTTACTGCGAGCTCGTGCGTCTCGGTGCGGGTATGAAGGTTATCGATGTTGGTGGCGGTTTGGGGATTGACTACGACGGGTCGAAGTCTGGAGACTCGGATCTCTCCGTTGGTTATACTCTGGAGGAGTATGCTGAAGCTGTTGTGGCTTCTGTTCTGTCTGTATGCGACCGGAGATCGGTGAAGCATCCGGTGATATGCAGCGAGAGCGGAAGAGGGATAGTCTCTCATAATTCGGTCTTGATCTTCGAGGCTGTTTCCGCGGCTAAACCAATGGCTCAGGCTCATCACGATGATATTCAGTTCCTGCTTGAATGTGACGAGGCTAGAGTTGATTACGAGGATCTATACGCTGCTGTGATGCGTGGGGACCAAGAAAGCTGCCTCCTTTACGTGGACAAGCTGAAGCAGAGATGTGTTGACGGTTTCAAAGACGGTGTTTTGAGCATCGAGCAGTTGGCTTCTGTTGATGGGTTATGCGAGTGGGTGCTGAAGGCTATAGGCGCGTCTGATCCGGTTCAGACTTACAATATCAACCTTTCGGTTTTCACTTCGATTCCTGATCTGTGGGGGATTGATCAGCTGTTTCCTATAGTTCCTATCCATAAGCTCGACCAGAGGCCAGGGGCTCGCGGGGTCTTGTCGGATTTGACGTGTGACAGCGATGGGAAGATTGATAAGTTCATAGGCGGCGAGTCCAGCTTGCCGTTGCACGAGCTAGACGGCGGTGGTGGAGGAAGGTACTTTTTGGGTATGTTTCTTGGAGGGGCTTACGAGGAGGCGCTAGGTGGAGTGCACAATTTGTTTGGCGGGCCAAGCGTTGTCAGGGTCTCTCAGAGCGATGGACCGCATAGCTTTGCAGTGACCCGAGCCATGCCTGGTCAGTCCTCTGCGGATGTTCTCCGAGCGGTGCAGCATGAGCCTGAGATAATGTTTCAGAGTCTAAAGCACAGAGCAGAGAAGTTGATGCATACCAAAGGTGGTGGTGAAGATGAAGATGATGAGGAATTGAACAACGTTGTGGCTTGTCTTGATCGTTCCTTCAACAACATGCCGTATCTCGCGACTGAGCCGGCATCTATGAGTAACTCCCTTTCAGCTGCGATTAATAACCTTGGCTTTTATTGCAGCGACGAAGACGGCTTCGACTACCTTTCCGCGTGA
- the LOC106333672 gene encoding uncharacterized protein LOC106333672 — translation MENNKVAEAKFEEAPTWVCWDIENCPIPKGCKAEEISQKISSALSKLNYRGPISISAYGNMNHIPPSVKKALSSTGVVLNHLHINSRGHYIFDKLSGWVHNRTPDPANLMVISRDESLSYFLSKWQTDKRNVLLAHPPNPSDSFVASAKTTWLWNSLCKNLT, via the exons ATGGAAAACAACAAGGTGGCGGAGGCTAAATTTGAGGAGGCTCCAACGTGGGTTTGTTGGGACATTGAGAACTGTCCGATTCCCAAGGGTTGCAAAGCCGAGGAGATCTCTCAGAAGATAAGCTCGGCGTTGAGTAAGTTGAACTACCGTGGTCCAATCTCTATCTCTGCCTATGGCAACATGAATCACATTCCTCCTTCCGTCAAGAAAGCTCTCTCTTCCACTGGAGTTGTTCTTAATCACCTCCACATCAACTCCA GAGGCCACTATATTTTCGACAAATTATCGGGTTGGGTACATAATCGAACTCCAGATCCAGCAAATTTAATGGTCATCTCCCGTGACGAATCTCTATCTTATTTTCTTAGCAAATGGCAGACGGATAAACGCAACGTTCTTCTAGCACATCCTCCTAATCCTTCGGACTCATTCGTGGCTTCTGCAAAGACCACATGGCTGTGGAATAGCTTGTGTAAGAACCTTACATAA